A genome region from Thermococcus gorgonarius includes the following:
- a CDS encoding CBS domain-containing protein, producing MAEITVGQIVKRKAVLVRPDDTIHKAARILARNKVGSAVVVDENEEIVGIITDRDILDKVVAKGKDPKNVLVKEVMTKKPVTIEDDYTIQDAIDKMMEKGIRRLLVTRLGKPVGFVTAADLLAALNTYNHEEEEESKEETEVYGICEICGQYGPLYKVYIEGGEKWVCESCKDSLNL from the coding sequence ATGGCAGAGATCACCGTGGGTCAGATAGTCAAGAGAAAAGCAGTGCTTGTCAGGCCCGATGATACAATTCATAAGGCTGCTCGAATACTAGCCCGCAACAAGGTAGGGAGTGCCGTTGTCGTTGATGAGAACGAGGAAATCGTTGGAATAATAACCGACAGGGACATCCTCGACAAGGTCGTGGCCAAAGGGAAGGATCCAAAGAATGTTCTCGTTAAGGAAGTAATGACTAAGAAGCCTGTAACCATAGAGGATGACTACACGATTCAGGACGCCATTGATAAGATGATGGAGAAGGGCATTAGGAGACTTCTCGTGACCAGGCTCGGAAAGCCCGTCGGATTCGTGACTGCAGCTGACCTGCTGGCGGCTCTTAACACTTACAATCACGAAGAAGAGGAGGAAAGTAAAGAGGAAACCGAAGTCTATGGAATCTGCGAGATCTGCGGCCAGTACGGACCCCTCTACAAGGTCTACATTGAGGGAGGAGAAAAGTGGGTGTGCGAGAGCTGCAAGGACTCACTCAACCTATGA
- a CDS encoding NTPase, translating to MVLRIFVTGPAGVGKTTLVERVAKEVDRWGYIVGGIITREVRRGGRRVGFKIIALDTGEEGTLASIRGTSHLPGVPFGKYVVHVDEIERVAVPAIKRALVEADLIVIDEIGPMEYKSDEFIRAVGEVLKSEKPLLAVVHRKLADKFRPLGQLHTLSVENRNAEFGIILDRIMKELKGIIG from the coding sequence ATGGTGCTGAGGATATTCGTGACGGGCCCGGCAGGTGTCGGGAAGACAACCCTCGTCGAAAGGGTAGCCAAAGAAGTTGACCGCTGGGGCTACATCGTCGGTGGGATTATAACTCGGGAAGTGCGCAGGGGCGGGAGGCGCGTAGGGTTCAAGATAATCGCCCTTGATACCGGTGAAGAGGGAACCTTAGCGAGCATCAGGGGGACGTCCCACCTGCCAGGAGTTCCCTTCGGGAAGTACGTCGTCCACGTTGATGAGATCGAGCGCGTCGCCGTTCCCGCCATAAAACGCGCTTTGGTCGAGGCCGATCTAATAGTTATCGACGAAATCGGCCCAATGGAGTACAAGAGCGACGAGTTTATTAGGGCTGTTGGAGAAGTCCTAAAGTCGGAGAAGCCCCTTTTGGCAGTCGTCCACAGAAAACTGGCCGACAAGTTCAGACCGCTCGGGCAGCTTCACACTCTAAGCGTCGAGAACAGAAACGCGGAGTTTGGGATAATCCTCGATAGAATTATGAAAGAGCTGAAGGGAATCATAGGTTGA
- the mtnA gene encoding S-methyl-5-thioribose-1-phosphate isomerase encodes MEIRYRPEELTRLPRSVRYEKGKVIMIDQTLLPREFRTIELTTVDQVAEAIITMKVRGAPAIGASAAFGLALYADTTKAKTKEEFMDGFYSAYERLKNTRPTAVNLFWALNRIKKLVEENLESPLDEIKRLIVNEAQKIADEDVEANLRMGHYGAEVLPEGNVLTHCNAGSLATVQLGTVGAVLRVMHRDGTLKLLWVDETRPVLQGARLSAWEYHYDGIPLKLITDNMAGFVMQQGKVDAIIVGADRIVANGDFANKIGTYSLAVLAREHGIPFFTVAPLSTIDMSLKSGKEIPIEERKPEEVLTCGGCKIAPDVDVYNPAFDVTPHKYLTGIITDQGVVWPPFERNLKRLFKEQL; translated from the coding sequence ATGGAGATAAGGTACAGGCCAGAGGAACTCACGAGGCTCCCGAGGAGCGTTCGTTACGAGAAAGGAAAAGTCATCATGATCGACCAGACTCTCTTGCCAAGGGAGTTCAGAACGATAGAGCTGACGACCGTTGACCAGGTCGCAGAGGCGATAATAACGATGAAAGTCCGCGGTGCGCCCGCCATCGGCGCCTCGGCGGCCTTCGGTTTGGCCCTCTACGCCGATACAACCAAAGCCAAGACCAAGGAAGAGTTCATGGACGGCTTTTATTCGGCCTACGAAAGGCTCAAGAACACGAGGCCGACCGCTGTGAACCTCTTCTGGGCGCTCAACAGGATTAAGAAGCTTGTGGAGGAGAACCTTGAGAGTCCTCTCGACGAGATAAAGAGGCTCATCGTTAATGAAGCGCAAAAGATAGCCGACGAGGACGTTGAGGCCAACCTTAGAATGGGCCACTACGGTGCCGAGGTTCTGCCCGAGGGGAACGTTTTAACGCACTGCAACGCCGGAAGCTTGGCGACCGTTCAACTCGGAACCGTTGGGGCCGTGTTGAGAGTTATGCACCGCGATGGGACGCTTAAGCTCCTCTGGGTGGACGAGACGAGGCCCGTCCTCCAGGGCGCCCGTCTGAGCGCCTGGGAGTACCACTACGACGGCATTCCCCTCAAGCTGATAACCGACAACATGGCCGGCTTTGTCATGCAGCAGGGCAAGGTCGATGCCATAATAGTCGGCGCCGACAGGATTGTAGCAAACGGCGACTTCGCCAACAAGATAGGAACCTACAGTTTGGCAGTCCTCGCGAGGGAGCACGGGATACCTTTCTTCACGGTAGCACCGCTTTCAACGATAGACATGAGCCTCAAGAGCGGAAAGGAGATACCCATAGAGGAGAGGAAACCTGAGGAAGTCCTCACCTGTGGCGGCTGCAAGATTGCTCCCGATGTGGACGTCTACAATCCAGCGTTCGACGTCACGCCGCACAAGTACCTAACCGGAATAATCACGGATCAGGGCGTCGTGTGGCCGCCGTTTGAGAGGAATTTGAAGAGGCTGTTCAAGGAGCAACTTTGA
- a CDS encoding GNAT family N-acetyltransferase — translation MFSKKKRPPALPPVEKTAGDFTILDGEDYLDEIFENDMRISRSFSRFQLSDEEYEENYGKVIKSLLSTGEHKFFVAADPYGRYLGHVWVCLRIDTVDFVPSAYIYDIETLFPGMGIGSALLEKAEEWARKKGARKISLRVDVNNPARKWYAEKGYSERAVIMEKPL, via the coding sequence GTGTTCTCAAAGAAGAAAAGGCCCCCTGCACTGCCGCCGGTTGAAAAGACCGCCGGGGACTTCACCATACTCGACGGTGAGGACTATCTCGACGAGATATTCGAGAACGACATGAGGATAAGCCGCTCTTTCTCCCGCTTCCAGCTTAGTGACGAGGAGTACGAGGAGAACTACGGGAAGGTCATCAAAAGCCTCCTTTCAACGGGCGAGCACAAGTTCTTCGTCGCAGCAGACCCCTACGGGCGCTACCTCGGCCACGTGTGGGTCTGCCTGAGAATTGATACGGTGGACTTCGTCCCCTCGGCCTACATATACGATATCGAGACCCTCTTTCCGGGGATGGGCATAGGGAGCGCCCTCTTGGAGAAAGCCGAAGAATGGGCAAGGAAGAAGGGTGCCAGGAAAATCTCCCTTAGGGTTGACGTTAACAACCCCGCGAGGAAGTGGTATGCCGAAAAGGGCTACTCCGAGAGGGCGGTTATTATGGAGAAACCTCTTTAA
- a CDS encoding DUF1611 domain-containing protein — MEKALVLTEGRYLTTDGKTAHGLVRYSGKYKIVGLIDSTLAGKDAGEVLDGINRGIPIYGTIEEALKENPDAKWLIIGVATPGGVLPPSYRRIVAKAIKAGLGVISGLHHFLSDDPYLKRLARQRGVEIIDVRKIFYNYRVPFTGKIEDVKATKVAVLGTDAAIGKRTTAIMLHEAFKALGLKSEFIAMGQTGWMQGFKYCIVMDSIINDFVAGAIEDVFYRAWVGERPDIIVTHGEGSLLHPAFPGGFELIGAARPDFIVLQHAPGRLTFDDFPQYRIPPLENYIRMIELLSGKPPIAITINTQNLTKEEALEWAERIESETGSMTRVPFYQGVEDIARLIASKAKGPGEVRTSEPAGAEVL; from the coding sequence GTGGAGAAGGCTTTGGTGCTTACGGAGGGGCGCTATCTTACTACGGATGGAAAAACGGCGCACGGGCTCGTGCGGTACTCGGGAAAGTATAAGATAGTCGGCTTGATAGATTCAACTCTAGCGGGAAAGGACGCGGGAGAAGTGCTCGACGGTATAAACAGGGGCATCCCTATATACGGAACCATCGAGGAGGCACTTAAGGAGAACCCGGATGCAAAGTGGCTCATCATTGGCGTCGCCACTCCTGGAGGAGTTCTCCCACCTAGCTACAGAAGGATAGTTGCGAAAGCAATAAAAGCGGGCCTTGGAGTTATCAGTGGTCTTCACCACTTCCTCAGCGACGACCCCTACCTGAAGCGCCTCGCGAGGCAGAGGGGAGTCGAGATAATCGACGTCAGGAAGATATTCTACAACTACCGCGTTCCCTTTACCGGGAAGATAGAGGACGTCAAGGCCACCAAAGTAGCGGTTCTTGGAACAGATGCGGCCATAGGAAAGAGGACCACCGCGATAATGCTCCACGAGGCGTTTAAGGCCCTCGGCCTGAAGAGCGAGTTCATAGCTATGGGCCAGACCGGCTGGATGCAGGGCTTCAAGTACTGCATAGTCATGGACTCCATCATCAACGACTTCGTTGCTGGCGCAATAGAAGACGTCTTCTACCGCGCCTGGGTAGGGGAGAGGCCAGACATAATAGTTACCCACGGCGAGGGCTCGCTCCTTCACCCGGCCTTTCCGGGCGGTTTCGAGCTGATAGGCGCTGCCAGGCCCGACTTCATCGTCCTCCAGCATGCGCCGGGAAGATTGACCTTCGACGACTTCCCCCAGTACAGGATTCCGCCTCTTGAGAACTACATAAGGATGATAGAGCTCCTCTCAGGGAAGCCACCGATAGCTATCACGATAAACACCCAGAACCTCACGAAGGAGGAGGCCCTCGAATGGGCAGAGCGGATAGAGAGCGAGACCGGGAGCATGACGCGCGTCCCGTTCTACCAGGGCGTCGAGGATATAGCCAGGCTGATAGCGAGCAAGGCGAAGGGGCCTGGAGAGGTGAGGACGAGTGAGCCTGCCGGAGCTGAAGTGCTTTGA
- a CDS encoding pyridoxal-phosphate dependent enzyme: protein MEAEKNSDDDGGPLVRAPLLEEALGVEGIYIDYEGRNPTGTHKDRIARAHVEKALEEGYSAITVGTCGNYGVSIAYYARLYGLKAFVFVPAGYTLERAGEMKALGAEVIPWPGTYEEVVAESRRFALANGIYDANPGSHPEVDYVGYSSIAEDILREIRPDAMFVPVGNGTTLAGIWHGFRGKAKPRMVGVTTAFGNQLLWEFYGDPRRDIAETPVNEPLVSEISFDLGEAMRAVKESNGYVFGFADDTALRCAELLRVTTGLSVLPASALTVAGLIKFVRKFGMWKGNFVLVLTGGAHGGEGFGAYGGALSYYGWKNGARARAVLGKV from the coding sequence ATGGAGGCCGAAAAGAACTCCGATGATGACGGCGGCCCCCTCGTAAGGGCCCCTCTCCTCGAGGAGGCCCTGGGGGTTGAGGGAATCTACATAGACTACGAAGGAAGAAACCCCACCGGAACTCACAAGGACAGAATTGCCAGAGCCCACGTGGAAAAAGCCCTTGAAGAGGGCTATTCTGCCATCACCGTGGGCACCTGCGGGAACTACGGTGTTTCCATCGCCTACTACGCACGGCTCTACGGCCTGAAGGCTTTCGTTTTTGTGCCGGCCGGCTACACCTTAGAAAGGGCCGGCGAGATGAAGGCCCTCGGCGCGGAGGTGATCCCCTGGCCGGGGACGTACGAGGAGGTTGTAGCTGAGAGCAGGCGCTTTGCCCTTGCAAACGGCATCTACGACGCAAACCCCGGAAGTCATCCGGAAGTGGACTATGTTGGATATTCCTCGATAGCGGAGGATATACTACGCGAGATAAGGCCGGATGCGATGTTCGTCCCGGTTGGGAACGGTACCACTCTGGCGGGAATCTGGCACGGCTTCCGCGGGAAGGCTAAGCCGAGGATGGTGGGCGTCACAACAGCCTTTGGCAACCAGCTCCTCTGGGAGTTCTACGGCGACCCAAGGAGGGATATAGCGGAGACACCGGTCAACGAGCCCCTCGTCTCGGAGATATCCTTCGATCTCGGTGAGGCAATGAGGGCTGTAAAAGAGTCCAATGGCTACGTCTTCGGCTTCGCCGACGATACTGCCCTGAGATGCGCCGAGCTGCTCCGCGTTACGACGGGCCTTTCGGTTTTGCCGGCCTCGGCCTTAACGGTTGCCGGTCTGATCAAGTTCGTTAGGAAGTTTGGAATGTGGAAAGGAAACTTCGTGTTGGTGTTGACCGGAGGTGCCCACGGTGGAGAAGGCTTTGGTGCTTACGGAGGGGCGCTATCTTACTACGGATGGAAAAACGGCGCACGGGCTCGTGCGGTACTCGGGAAAGTATAA